The Lentisphaera araneosa HTCC2155 genome has a window encoding:
- a CDS encoding universal stress protein, protein MKNIETIIVGVTSKKQFSLAVREAQKLSELFGVLIYPVHIIEPLSVKLLHPTSTDETIDKMMMKLSDEIQRLYPDYGHHKIEAPLISVGNTAKELAHIAKKIGNSLIVVGRHSSGFRHMLGKSHAERLVKYAEGPVWIHPDKAFTGIPKKILCPVDFTTSCQKAAAEALSFAEQTGAKLEFVHVLPEVINYSDFDGYLSTNSGVTEITDDVFRKEAETQFRRLYNLLNIDEERHPQHVRFGDPSAQIHILAKEMKADLIVVSSSSNHKLEKMITGSTVRHIIHDAKVDVLVVK, encoded by the coding sequence ATGAAAAATATAGAAACCATAATTGTTGGCGTTACTTCAAAGAAACAATTCAGTTTAGCTGTGCGAGAAGCGCAAAAGTTAAGTGAACTCTTCGGAGTGCTGATCTACCCCGTACATATCATTGAGCCGCTGAGTGTGAAATTACTCCACCCCACATCTACTGATGAGACAATAGATAAAATGATGATGAAACTGAGTGATGAAATACAGCGACTCTACCCCGATTATGGACATCATAAAATTGAGGCACCACTCATCAGTGTGGGTAATACGGCAAAAGAGCTTGCGCATATCGCAAAAAAAATTGGTAATTCACTCATTGTTGTGGGGCGTCATAGTAGTGGTTTTAGGCATATGCTTGGCAAGAGTCATGCCGAACGCTTAGTGAAATACGCCGAGGGACCCGTGTGGATTCATCCCGATAAAGCTTTTACTGGCATCCCCAAGAAAATTTTATGCCCCGTAGATTTTACCACGTCATGTCAAAAAGCGGCGGCGGAAGCCTTATCTTTTGCGGAACAAACAGGGGCGAAACTCGAGTTTGTGCATGTGCTTCCCGAAGTGATCAATTACTCAGATTTTGATGGCTACCTTAGCACAAATAGTGGGGTGACAGAAATTACCGATGACGTTTTCCGGAAAGAGGCTGAGACGCAGTTCCGTCGCCTCTACAATTTATTGAATATCGATGAAGAACGCCACCCTCAGCACGTGCGTTTCGGTGATCCCTCCGCACAGATTCATATTTTGGCAAAAGAAATGAAAGCGGATTTGATTGTCGTGAGTTCCTCCTCCAATCATAAACTCGAAAAGATGATTACGGGTAGCACAGTACGCCACATCATTCATGATGCTAAAGTTGATGTCCTCGTTGTGAAATAG
- a CDS encoding nucleotidyltransferase family protein — protein sequence MGNKKYTYYKIESEEFAFLLHILSSKISEKKIFIPDTLDWKLFLFLVRRHRVETLVYEVFKDSLTQVKIIPILKNHAITNKLNSEHHKRIILELSGLLKQNTIRHFYTKGLILSLKLWGDISTRTVGDIDVIIEKKDRLKVHQLLLDNGYKCKEFKWVNNDRINFHKKFSHQIAYVKQGIVIEVLTDVCSLIRSPEVMDNNFHSTFNFDNTNLTVLNPEMNFIELCVHGSSHYWARLHWLMDIGKILHDNTLNWDKVLNLAKKRKLEKIIFETCALAKDILSVPLPFKASDAKLTGDFITNISSHEYFAFAIKLKVMRHRLRFQMTPYYNWPRLCMKYFYKTSEWDKIRLPKQLYYSYFLFRPILIFFKVLTLIPGLATGYRQR from the coding sequence ATGGGTAATAAAAAATACACTTATTATAAAATAGAGTCAGAAGAATTTGCTTTTTTACTTCATATTTTATCTTCCAAAATTTCAGAAAAAAAAATCTTTATCCCAGATACTCTTGATTGGAAGCTATTTCTATTTTTAGTAAGAAGGCACCGAGTCGAAACATTGGTCTACGAAGTCTTTAAAGATAGTTTAACTCAAGTGAAAATAATACCAATACTAAAGAATCATGCTATTACAAACAAACTCAATTCAGAACATCACAAAAGAATCATATTGGAGCTATCAGGTCTACTAAAGCAAAATACCATTAGGCATTTTTATACTAAAGGACTGATCTTATCTTTAAAACTTTGGGGTGACATATCGACAAGAACAGTAGGTGATATTGATGTAATTATTGAAAAAAAGGACCGTTTAAAAGTACATCAATTACTTTTAGATAATGGATATAAATGTAAAGAATTTAAATGGGTCAATAATGACCGCATTAATTTTCACAAGAAATTCTCTCACCAAATAGCCTATGTGAAGCAAGGGATTGTCATTGAAGTTTTAACTGATGTTTGTTCTCTAATCAGGTCACCTGAGGTCATGGACAATAACTTTCATAGCACTTTTAACTTTGACAACACAAATTTAACCGTACTAAACCCAGAAATGAATTTTATTGAATTGTGCGTTCATGGCTCAAGTCACTACTGGGCTAGGTTACATTGGCTAATGGATATAGGAAAAATCCTTCATGACAATACTCTTAATTGGGATAAAGTGTTGAATTTAGCCAAGAAACGCAAACTAGAAAAAATCATTTTTGAGACTTGCGCATTAGCTAAAGATATACTCTCTGTACCCTTACCGTTTAAAGCTTCGGACGCCAAACTTACGGGAGATTTCATAACAAACATTAGTTCTCATGAATACTTTGCATTTGCAATAAAACTAAAAGTAATGAGACACAGATTACGATTTCAGATGACTCCTTATTACAATTGGCCACGCTTGTGTATGAAATATTTCTACAAAACAAGTGAATGGGATAAAATCAGATTACCTAAACAACTCTATTATTCATACTTTCTTTTCAGGCCAATACTGATTTTCTTCAAAGTGTTAACGCTCATCCCGGGTCTGGCTACCGGCTATCGACAAAGGTGA
- a CDS encoding WbuC family cupin fold metalloprotein, whose amino-acid sequence MLKFRNRKSLSKEDLIKLEVAANKSARKRAHLNLHDSFEDPIQRICIAIDQESYIPPHMYPQKEKWEMIVAVKGRAAVLFFDELSCITKKVELGLKSELHAIQIPAGTWHSIVPLDPVTIIMKIKQGPYNPEQVTYFAEWAPSEKGKHQAIREWYRSAQVGTSFTS is encoded by the coding sequence ATTCTAAAATTTAGAAACAGGAAATCGCTTAGTAAAGAAGACTTGATTAAACTTGAAGTCGCTGCAAATAAATCAGCTAGAAAACGCGCGCACCTTAACTTGCATGATTCTTTTGAAGATCCGATTCAAAGAATATGCATTGCCATTGATCAAGAAAGCTATATTCCGCCACACATGTACCCACAAAAAGAGAAATGGGAAATGATAGTCGCGGTAAAAGGACGCGCTGCAGTACTCTTTTTTGATGAGCTAAGTTGCATAACTAAAAAAGTAGAACTTGGACTTAAGTCTGAATTACATGCTATACAAATCCCCGCAGGAACTTGGCATTCAATCGTTCCATTAGATCCGGTTACTATCATAATGAAAATCAAACAAGGGCCTTATAATCCAGAGCAAGTTACATATTTTGCTGAGTGGGCACCATCTGAAAAAGGTAAGCATCAAGCCATTCGTGAGTGGTATAGAAGTGCACAAGTTGGCACTAGTTTTACATCATAA
- a CDS encoding LamG-like jellyroll fold domain-containing protein translates to MDVEQLADLYLRDELSEEQKSELKILLENDEEQSRVFTEYLYETGQLLNAADQLAEVSPQLDALGDMMAEQESKRNWFLQFGAMAALLIAAFAIFSMIQKAENGDLVVEQEIIVLNTPILARVHSSENKEFSSGQWLEKGEYAFSEKLALTLDSGVELNIETRSQLELIGPNKVRVIKGKVHAYVPQVAIGFVLEVPGGEVLDLGTEFKVAVDEKGTSDIEVMSGEVEVISSETSYEHVALSQGQSTRLNSDGSPANGQTFQVTQSLPNLLEQRDLSYVHWPFDSAQLGWTPTSSGGDFHDRFKAELKGKGGEDGPQFIEGAYGYALDFDGENDFAKTDFKGISGSRPRTVSFWVKIPVDAKQKENYSFVSWGNSMETGQKWQIGWNALPESGTLGAIRTEFKNGYVIGETDLRDGRWHHIVSLFIGGDDADVATHVRHYVDGRLEAVSGFKRKKVSTNVDSIDSKPVTFGRKMDGSKWYLRAKLDELYIIDAAITPGQVRRLMDKNSLY, encoded by the coding sequence ATGGATGTGGAGCAATTAGCCGATTTATACTTGAGAGATGAGCTTAGTGAAGAACAGAAAAGTGAGCTTAAGATTCTCCTCGAAAATGATGAAGAGCAAAGCCGTGTTTTCACTGAATACCTCTATGAAACGGGTCAGTTACTCAATGCGGCGGATCAGCTCGCGGAAGTGAGTCCTCAGCTCGATGCCTTGGGTGACATGATGGCTGAGCAAGAGAGTAAGCGTAATTGGTTTCTTCAATTTGGGGCCATGGCGGCGCTACTGATTGCGGCCTTCGCAATTTTTTCTATGATTCAAAAAGCGGAAAATGGTGATCTTGTCGTTGAACAGGAAATAATAGTACTCAATACACCTATTTTGGCTCGGGTGCATTCATCTGAAAATAAAGAGTTTAGTTCGGGTCAGTGGTTAGAGAAAGGGGAGTATGCTTTTAGCGAAAAATTGGCTTTGACTCTAGATTCTGGTGTTGAACTCAATATAGAAACGAGATCGCAGCTCGAATTGATAGGGCCCAATAAAGTACGTGTGATCAAAGGCAAAGTGCATGCCTATGTGCCGCAGGTCGCTATCGGTTTCGTTTTAGAAGTGCCAGGTGGAGAAGTTCTAGACCTAGGAACTGAGTTTAAGGTGGCAGTTGATGAAAAGGGGACTTCTGATATAGAAGTAATGAGCGGCGAAGTTGAAGTTATTTCTTCGGAGACTTCTTATGAACACGTTGCACTGAGTCAAGGACAGAGCACTCGACTCAACAGTGATGGCAGTCCGGCTAATGGACAAACTTTTCAGGTGACGCAATCCTTGCCCAATTTACTTGAACAACGTGACTTAAGTTATGTGCATTGGCCTTTTGATTCGGCGCAGTTGGGCTGGACTCCTACTTCTTCCGGAGGGGATTTTCACGACCGATTTAAGGCGGAACTCAAAGGCAAAGGGGGAGAAGATGGGCCGCAGTTTATTGAAGGTGCCTATGGTTATGCTTTGGATTTCGATGGCGAAAATGATTTTGCTAAGACAGATTTTAAAGGGATATCTGGTTCCCGCCCACGTACGGTTTCCTTTTGGGTGAAAATCCCAGTTGATGCCAAGCAGAAAGAAAACTATTCCTTTGTTTCTTGGGGGAATAGTATGGAAACAGGTCAAAAATGGCAAATTGGCTGGAATGCATTACCTGAGAGTGGGACACTGGGTGCTATTCGAACAGAATTTAAAAATGGATATGTAATAGGTGAAACCGATCTGCGTGATGGGCGTTGGCATCATATTGTCAGTCTTTTTATAGGTGGAGACGATGCAGACGTGGCCACACATGTTCGTCATTATGTAGATGGACGCCTGGAGGCTGTGAGCGGCTTTAAGCGAAAAAAGGTGTCGACCAACGTAGACTCAATTGATTCTAAGCCAGTGACCTTTGGGCGTAAAATGGATGGCAGCAAGTGGTACTTAAGAGCTAAGCTAGACGAACTTTATATCATCGACGCCGCCATTACTCCTGGTCAGGTTCGTCGCTTAATGGATAAAAATTCTCTCTATTAA
- a CDS encoding sigma-70 family RNA polymerase sigma factor, which produces MKDQLLREAFRHHNALISYAYSILRDWDLAEDAVQEAMVTVNQKADDFDATKKVLPWVKGIVRFKCLQIIRSRKKEAFFKDEDLLDLVEQRVTQFIDDQFIQRREAQGRALKHCLAKLNPQSLDLITASYRDKESSESLASRYKRSVNAIYITLTRIRQQLRKCTRSYENLPEAE; this is translated from the coding sequence ATGAAAGATCAGTTATTACGTGAAGCATTTAGGCATCATAATGCTTTGATTTCTTATGCTTACAGTATTCTGAGGGATTGGGATTTGGCGGAAGATGCCGTTCAAGAAGCGATGGTGACTGTGAATCAAAAAGCAGATGATTTTGATGCAACGAAAAAAGTTCTGCCTTGGGTTAAGGGCATCGTGCGTTTTAAGTGTTTGCAGATCATACGCTCTAGAAAGAAAGAAGCCTTTTTTAAAGATGAAGACTTACTAGATCTCGTCGAGCAACGTGTGACGCAGTTTATCGATGATCAATTTATTCAGCGCAGGGAGGCGCAGGGACGTGCCTTGAAGCACTGCCTAGCCAAGCTCAATCCGCAGTCACTTGATTTAATTACAGCGAGTTATCGCGATAAGGAGAGTTCTGAATCATTAGCATCGCGTTATAAACGCAGTGTGAATGCCATTTATATAACGTTGACGCGAATTCGTCAGCAATTGCGTAAGTGCACACGCTCCTATGAAAATCTCCCGGAGGCCGAATAA
- a CDS encoding PulJ/GspJ family protein, translating into MKKYTLIELLVAMGIFAFMMLLLMNFFSISTDLLGRENNRATKLYEASIISSLLQQDLKGLSVNGTDSPFEYHTNRSGKTYLRFISEGYDENTSVDSTVPILVSYIYDFSTKEIFRYVESVSDFETTYGAITLDGSDKIANFNNIETSTNGALILEGVEAFDLVFYEAGNFKTFTASVLTSNSNFSNLRYSNVPSSGSALTTKPDSVTIQMALNDKDVIGITGLEDKNRRTITQQFILGYND; encoded by the coding sequence ATGAAAAAATATACCCTCATAGAACTCCTTGTCGCCATGGGTATTTTTGCCTTTATGATGCTACTTCTCATGAACTTTTTTAGTATTTCAACTGATCTACTCGGCAGAGAGAATAACCGCGCCACTAAACTTTACGAAGCGAGTATTATTTCATCATTGCTGCAACAAGATCTAAAAGGTTTATCCGTCAACGGAACTGACAGCCCTTTCGAATACCATACAAATCGCTCAGGAAAAACATACTTACGATTTATTAGCGAAGGCTACGACGAAAACACTAGTGTTGATTCTACAGTCCCCATACTAGTTAGCTATATCTATGATTTTAGTACTAAAGAAATATTTCGCTATGTTGAAAGTGTGAGTGATTTTGAAACTACCTATGGCGCCATAACTCTAGATGGCTCAGATAAAATAGCCAATTTTAATAACATAGAAACCAGTACTAATGGGGCACTCATATTAGAGGGTGTAGAGGCCTTTGATTTAGTTTTTTATGAAGCAGGAAATTTTAAAACTTTTACGGCTTCAGTTCTAACTAGCAACAGCAATTTCAGTAACCTTCGTTATAGCAATGTACCCTCGTCAGGAAGCGCATTAACGACAAAGCCCGATTCCGTCACGATACAAATGGCCTTAAATGATAAAGATGTCATTGGGATTACTGGCTTGGAAGACAAAAATCGCCGTACTATAACTCAACAATTTATACTGGGATATAACGACTAA
- a CDS encoding prepilin-type N-terminal cleavage/methylation domain-containing protein: protein MRISMSTKSFKKNFSLIELLAVIAIMSMLIAIVGAAMKPDPVNSATREISGAINKARSYALSKRKYTVLRVTQAQLNKSFVEVQPIAIYTDSALLTLDSQKTIPGSTTIYLNKGSSTFHENDIETSDPNALTTTYISFHPNGGVNSTSFGTNSGKYSINIYDRRGYDSGGNYIKGDMRIYVNKFTGMVSF from the coding sequence ATGAGAATCTCTATGTCCACAAAAAGTTTTAAAAAGAATTTTTCCCTTATCGAGCTGCTGGCAGTAATTGCCATCATGTCGATGCTCATCGCCATTGTCGGCGCCGCCATGAAGCCCGACCCCGTCAACTCAGCGACTCGCGAAATCTCCGGCGCCATCAACAAAGCACGCTCCTATGCCCTATCCAAAAGAAAGTATACTGTTCTCCGTGTCACACAAGCACAACTCAACAAATCCTTTGTTGAGGTACAACCCATTGCCATATATACTGACAGTGCTTTATTAACACTTGATTCACAAAAAACTATCCCCGGCTCAACTACTATTTACCTAAACAAAGGGTCTTCAACTTTTCATGAAAATGATATAGAAACTTCCGACCCTAACGCCCTTACTACCACCTATATTAGCTTTCATCCCAATGGTGGAGTTAACTCTACGTCGTTCGGGACTAATTCCGGCAAGTACAGCATCAACATTTACGACAGACGTGGCTATGACAGTGGCGGAAACTACATCAAGGGCGACATGCGTATCTACGTTAATAAATTTACTGGCATGGTGTCATTTTGA
- a CDS encoding protein kinase domain-containing protein, which produces MNPDLQPSEDDLLHSLFEESFEEESEVLKENPFFHSLLEDEKRYTDYCLIATGGMKNIFKVFDKKTGRHVALARLRDEIPVEIYENFLLEARLTSLLEHPNIISVHDIGLNSKDEPYFTMELKVGDSLKDIIQSLHNQQSEYVQKFSLHDLLNIFIKICDAVAYAHSKSVIHLDLKPGNIQIGTYGEVLVCDWGLGKVIGNTVFNNYEDLMLNPDFLNDITLTGQIKGTLGFMAPEQTEKNGDKSPLCDIYSLGAILHSILTYQPPLSGSKEEMIERTRQGDLDLAVQNSSQTKIPHSLIAVSEKALSLEPKDRYQSVHELKQEIDQYLKGFSTKAENAGPAKELQLFIKRHKITCSLAFCFIFIVITGTSLFIKNLNKSIYSELQAREIAERASQESREAQAIAERESSRSQEALSLAERANERSVESMKLFEAQKEKAEKAISLYEAEKNQRNSYLKDASRRFMIHIYKLTDFDVYVYPVQSLNLALKTIKQTEDSHKEATPEVFTQQKSYIYLIQQKFQLASQASSQFGGVKEIVELSLDLPMKNELLRPEAIPEFFKRAKTVPYGHFRNVSGKMVSYDGAVRKNIEDHSIFVRETILHHNHRWNSENFHFDKTKKHLKIHGDNLINLGVHSHLARGVDSKIFFSFLTYLKLKSLDLSQSDFFDLQQIQNLELTQLNISNTLVTNLSPLDEMPHLQELIVNYDQFPPQSLQQIPSKIKITYTK; this is translated from the coding sequence ATGAATCCAGATTTACAGCCTAGCGAAGACGATCTCCTGCACTCACTCTTTGAAGAGAGCTTTGAGGAGGAAAGCGAAGTTTTAAAAGAAAACCCCTTTTTCCATAGCTTACTTGAGGACGAAAAGCGCTACACCGACTACTGCCTCATTGCTACCGGCGGCATGAAAAACATCTTCAAAGTCTTTGATAAAAAAACAGGGCGCCATGTGGCTCTCGCTCGTTTACGAGACGAAATCCCGGTAGAAATCTATGAGAATTTTTTACTTGAAGCACGTCTCACCTCTTTACTCGAGCACCCCAACATCATATCTGTCCATGATATTGGCCTCAATTCAAAAGATGAGCCCTACTTCACCATGGAGCTTAAAGTGGGTGATTCATTAAAAGACATCATCCAATCACTCCACAATCAACAAAGTGAATACGTCCAGAAATTTAGCCTTCATGATCTTCTCAATATATTTATAAAGATTTGTGATGCGGTCGCCTATGCCCATTCAAAATCCGTCATTCACCTCGATCTCAAACCCGGCAATATTCAAATTGGAACTTACGGCGAAGTACTCGTCTGCGATTGGGGACTCGGAAAAGTCATTGGCAATACAGTTTTTAATAATTACGAAGACCTCATGCTCAATCCCGATTTCCTCAACGACATTACTTTGACAGGTCAAATCAAAGGCACCTTGGGTTTCATGGCCCCCGAGCAAACCGAGAAAAACGGCGACAAAAGCCCCCTCTGCGATATCTACTCACTCGGTGCAATCCTTCATAGCATACTCACCTACCAACCCCCATTGAGTGGCTCGAAAGAAGAAATGATTGAACGAACTCGTCAGGGTGACCTCGACCTAGCAGTGCAGAATAGCTCTCAAACAAAAATCCCCCATAGCCTCATTGCCGTCAGTGAAAAAGCACTTTCACTCGAACCCAAAGACCGTTATCAATCCGTTCACGAACTAAAACAGGAAATCGACCAGTACTTAAAAGGCTTTTCCACAAAAGCTGAAAATGCGGGACCCGCAAAAGAACTCCAGCTCTTTATCAAACGCCACAAAATCACCTGCAGCCTCGCCTTCTGCTTCATCTTTATTGTAATTACGGGCACTAGCCTTTTCATCAAAAACCTCAACAAGAGCATTTATAGTGAACTCCAGGCTCGCGAAATCGCCGAACGTGCCAGCCAAGAAAGTCGTGAGGCGCAGGCAATTGCCGAACGAGAGAGCTCCCGCAGTCAAGAAGCCCTCAGCTTAGCCGAACGTGCCAACGAACGCAGTGTCGAGAGCATGAAACTCTTTGAAGCCCAAAAAGAAAAGGCGGAGAAGGCCATAAGTCTTTATGAGGCAGAGAAAAACCAGCGTAATAGCTACCTAAAAGACGCCAGTCGACGCTTCATGATCCACATTTATAAATTAACTGATTTTGATGTTTACGTCTATCCTGTTCAATCCCTTAACTTAGCACTTAAGACTATCAAACAAACCGAAGATTCTCACAAAGAAGCCACCCCAGAAGTTTTCACTCAGCAGAAATCTTATATCTATCTTATTCAGCAAAAATTCCAACTTGCCTCCCAAGCCAGTTCACAATTTGGTGGTGTCAAAGAAATCGTTGAACTAAGCCTTGATTTGCCAATGAAAAACGAACTATTAAGGCCCGAAGCTATCCCTGAATTTTTCAAACGAGCTAAAACCGTTCCCTATGGCCACTTTAGGAACGTCTCTGGAAAAATGGTTTCCTACGATGGTGCTGTCCGAAAAAACATTGAAGATCATAGCATTTTCGTTCGTGAAACGATCCTCCACCACAACCATCGCTGGAACTCAGAAAACTTTCATTTTGACAAAACCAAGAAACACCTCAAAATCCATGGTGACAACCTCATAAACTTGGGTGTTCATAGTCACCTTGCGCGCGGAGTCGATAGCAAGATTTTCTTCTCTTTCCTCACTTACCTCAAGCTCAAATCCCTCGACCTCAGCCAGAGTGATTTCTTTGACCTTCAGCAAATTCAAAACCTAGAACTCACCCAACTCAACATCTCCAACACCCTCGTCACCAACTTGAGCCCCCTCGACGAAATGCCCCACCTCCAAGAACTCATCGTCAACTACGACCAATTCCCCCCGCAATCCCTACAACAAATCCCCAGCAAAATCAAAATCACCTATACAAAATGA
- a CDS encoding RNA polymerase sigma factor — protein sequence MDKWNTRQTLLMRAKDPNDQVAWEEFVSYYREFLKVVIYKINSSTSLSEDFLQAVLLEIWRSLPRFEVDKERAKFRTWLSILVRNTVLNQIKKELKQNKIRKELEPQAEPNQAELDQMVQKEWELHISRLALDNISQRFTGKAMDVFKLSLKGKSIEDICAELDITPESAYTLKNRVKKYLVREIKRLRTELEQ from the coding sequence ATGGACAAATGGAATACTCGACAGACCTTGCTCATGCGGGCCAAAGACCCCAATGACCAAGTTGCTTGGGAAGAATTTGTCTCCTATTACCGTGAATTCCTCAAAGTCGTGATTTACAAAATCAACTCCAGCACCAGCTTATCGGAAGATTTCCTACAAGCGGTTCTCCTCGAAATTTGGCGCAGCCTGCCCCGTTTTGAAGTTGATAAAGAGCGCGCCAAATTCCGCACCTGGCTCTCAATCTTGGTTCGCAACACTGTCCTTAACCAGATCAAAAAAGAGCTCAAGCAAAATAAAATCCGCAAAGAACTCGAACCTCAGGCCGAACCCAATCAGGCGGAACTCGACCAAATGGTGCAAAAGGAATGGGAACTCCATATCTCTCGCCTCGCACTCGATAATATTAGCCAACGCTTCACAGGCAAAGCCATGGATGTGTTCAAACTCTCACTCAAGGGAAAGAGCATTGAGGATATCTGCGCCGAACTCGACATCACCCCCGAGTCGGCCTACACCCTAAAAAATCGCGTCAAAAAATACTTAGTTCGTGAAATCAAAAGATTGCGCACTGAGCTAGAGCAATGA
- a CDS encoding type IV pilus modification PilV family protein, giving the protein MRTHSKKHSFTMVEVIIALGILTIAMFTLVGLLPAGLQNSEDTEHATYAPIVADGFGTILTHLLNGDESGTNWDNYWDTCDVDIQYSAAHHDINVAITGSTNIADPSSFKVLNLQSGFPSSTFSGINANIANDPFLSQFTLYGTGSATYPDLFGGYYKGLAADGVTEAEYGVRVWYGETELATTSGTVETALEPEAGDEDIIFTIEISWPPQMQYQRRIAMGNFYKTTKIVSKKP; this is encoded by the coding sequence TTGAGAACGCACAGTAAAAAACACTCTTTCACCATGGTCGAAGTCATCATTGCTCTTGGCATACTGACCATTGCCATGTTTACTCTTGTCGGCCTCCTGCCTGCAGGCCTTCAAAACTCTGAAGATACCGAACACGCCACTTATGCCCCGATAGTTGCCGATGGTTTTGGCACCATTTTAACTCACTTACTTAACGGTGATGAAAGTGGCACAAACTGGGACAATTACTGGGACACTTGCGATGTCGACATACAGTATAGTGCTGCCCACCATGATATAAATGTAGCAATAACAGGATCCACAAACATAGCAGACCCAAGTAGCTTTAAAGTCCTTAACTTACAATCTGGCTTTCCCTCTTCAACATTTTCTGGCATTAACGCAAATATCGCAAATGATCCATTCCTTAGCCAGTTCACTCTATATGGTACAGGCTCCGCGACTTACCCTGATTTGTTTGGAGGTTACTACAAAGGCCTCGCAGCTGACGGTGTAACAGAAGCTGAATATGGCGTACGCGTTTGGTACGGAGAAACTGAATTAGCAACAACATCGGGCACAGTCGAAACTGCACTTGAGCCAGAAGCTGGGGACGAAGATATAATCTTTACTATTGAAATCTCTTGGCCACCTCAAATGCAATACCAAAGACGTATTGCCATGGGCAATTTTTATAAAACGACAAAAATTGTGAGTAAAAAACCATGA
- a CDS encoding four helix bundle protein — translation MNFEDLEIWKRSVKLSIAIYKETLNLKDYGFKDQITRSSLSIPSNIAEGMLRDSVKETQHFLSYSKASCAELQTQIIIGKEVGFLKEGFCLSSYQECKELIQMISSFSKKLN, via the coding sequence ATGAATTTTGAAGATTTAGAAATTTGGAAGCGCTCGGTGAAACTGAGTATTGCTATTTACAAGGAGACTCTGAATCTAAAGGATTATGGTTTTAAAGATCAGATTACACGTTCGTCACTCTCAATACCAAGTAATATTGCGGAAGGAATGTTAAGGGACTCTGTTAAAGAGACTCAGCATTTTCTATCTTATTCAAAAGCATCTTGTGCTGAATTACAAACTCAGATCATCATTGGTAAAGAAGTCGGATTCTTAAAGGAGGGATTTTGTCTAAGTTCCTACCAGGAATGTAAAGAGCTTATACAAATGATTTCTTCATTTTCAAAGAAGTTAAATTAG